Proteins found in one Clostridium kluyveri DSM 555 genomic segment:
- the trpB gene encoding tryptophan synthase subunit beta produces MNKSYENSGRFGRFGGQYVPETVMTALMELEESFNKAKEDSKFIDEYMYYLQEYSGRPTPLYYAENLTKNLGGAKIYLKREDLNHTGAHKINNVLGQILLAKRMGKKKVIAETGAGQHGVAVATGAAMFQMECVIYMGEEDCRRQSLNVLRMKILGAKVVSVESGTKTLKDAVNEALRKWVENIEDTFYVMGSVVGPHPYPTMVRDFQRIIGDETKEQILKKEGKLPNYIIACVGGGSNSMGIFYPFVEDKSVKLIGVEAAGLGVDTDKHAASMAKGSVGVLHGMMTYLIQDDEGQILPVYSVSAGLDYPGVGPEHAYLKDTKRAEYTYVTDQEALDAFGYLSRCEGIIPALESSHALAYTMKLAPELSKEEIVVVNISGRGDKDVDTISELNIFG; encoded by the coding sequence GTGAATAAATCATATGAAAATTCAGGAAGATTTGGAAGGTTTGGAGGACAATATGTACCGGAAACAGTTATGACTGCACTTATGGAACTTGAAGAAAGTTTTAACAAAGCAAAAGAGGATAGTAAATTTATTGATGAATACATGTACTATTTACAAGAGTATTCAGGAAGACCTACACCACTTTATTATGCGGAAAACCTTACTAAAAATTTAGGTGGTGCAAAGATATATTTAAAAAGGGAAGATTTAAATCATACCGGTGCACATAAGATAAATAACGTATTGGGACAGATACTTCTTGCAAAGAGAATGGGAAAGAAAAAGGTAATAGCGGAAACCGGTGCAGGACAGCATGGAGTGGCAGTGGCTACAGGGGCTGCTATGTTTCAAATGGAATGTGTCATATATATGGGAGAAGAGGACTGCAGGCGGCAATCTTTAAATGTGCTTAGAATGAAGATATTAGGGGCAAAAGTGGTTTCTGTAGAGTCAGGCACTAAAACTTTAAAAGATGCGGTAAATGAAGCTCTTAGAAAATGGGTAGAAAATATTGAAGATACCTTTTATGTAATGGGTTCTGTAGTGGGGCCTCATCCTTATCCAACTATGGTAAGGGATTTTCAAAGAATAATAGGAGATGAAACAAAAGAGCAGATTTTAAAAAAAGAAGGAAAACTTCCCAATTATATAATAGCATGTGTGGGAGGGGGAAGTAACTCCATGGGCATTTTTTACCCCTTTGTAGAAGATAAGAGTGTAAAACTTATAGGAGTTGAAGCAGCAGGACTTGGGGTAGACACAGATAAACATGCAGCTTCTATGGCTAAAGGCTCTGTTGGAGTACTCCATGGCATGATGACTTATCTCATTCAAGATGATGAAGGACAGATACTTCCTGTTTATTCTGTATCTGCAGGACTTGATTATCCCGGAGTAGGACCTGAACATGCCTATTTAAAAGATACAAAAAGGGCGGAGTACACTTATGTTACAGACCAGGAAGCACTGGATGCCTTTGGATATTTAAGCAGGTGTGAAGGTATAATACCAGCTCTTGAAAGTTCTCATGCACTGGCTTATACCATGAAATTGGCACC
- a CDS encoding anthranilate synthase component II, which produces MILMIDNYDSFTYNLYQYIGELHEDIVVVRNDEISAEDIEKFENLQGIVISPGPGVPEDSGICIEVIKKYGKDIPILGICLGHQAIAVAYGGDVVRAKEIRHGKTSMVEHVENELFKGIKSPIRAMRYHSLIVDEESIIPTHIFKIAESDDGVLMGIKHSVYPVYGLQFHPESILTECGRGIIKNFLQEVCHVK; this is translated from the coding sequence TTGATATTGATGATAGATAATTATGATTCTTTTACCTATAATCTTTATCAATATATAGGAGAATTGCATGAGGATATAGTAGTAGTTAGAAATGATGAAATTTCGGCAGAGGATATAGAGAAATTTGAAAACCTGCAGGGCATAGTTATATCTCCAGGCCCGGGAGTGCCAGAAGATTCAGGTATATGTATTGAGGTAATAAAAAAGTACGGAAAAGATATACCTATTTTAGGAATATGTCTTGGACATCAAGCCATAGCTGTGGCCTACGGCGGAGATGTAGTCAGGGCAAAAGAAATACGACACGGTAAAACATCTATGGTGGAGCATGTAGAAAATGAATTATTTAAAGGAATTAAAAGTCCTATTAGGGCCATGAGATATCATTCTTTAATAGTAGATGAAGAATCCATAATTCCTACCCATATTTTTAAAATTGCAGAAAGTGATGATGGTGTTTTAATGGGTATAAAGCACAGTGTTTACCCGGTGTATGGACTTCAATTTCATCCTGAATCCATATTGACAGAGTGCGGCCGCGGTATAATAAAAAATTTCCTGCAGGAGGTATGTCATGTTAAATGA
- the trpD gene encoding anthranilate phosphoribosyltransferase: MLNEAIKEVLSGKDLSESQSEQVMENIMNGQESSALIAGFLIALKMKGESIPEITGCAKAMRNMAVPVKLKSQYAIDTCGTGGDGGRTFNISTAAAIIAASAGVKVAKHGNRAVSSQSGSADVLKELGININLEKSKVEHCIDNVGMGFLFAPSYHSAMKNVAGIRRDLGVRTIFNILGPLTNPAFVKGQVMGVYDRKLLEPAAKTLLNLGCERAMVVHGGDGLDEITTTTVTYVCEVKDGEIRKYTLSPGDFGIKTTFYKNIAGGTARENAAIIMDILKGKTGPERDIVVLNSAAAIYIGKKAEDLKEGILRANELIDSGKAYAKYEEILNYNN; the protein is encoded by the coding sequence ATGTTAAATGAAGCTATAAAAGAAGTTTTATCAGGTAAGGATTTATCTGAAAGTCAATCTGAACAAGTTATGGAAAATATAATGAATGGACAGGAGTCTTCTGCCCTGATAGCTGGCTTTTTAATAGCACTAAAAATGAAGGGAGAATCTATCCCAGAGATAACCGGATGTGCAAAGGCTATGAGAAATATGGCAGTGCCTGTAAAATTAAAATCCCAATATGCCATTGATACCTGTGGCACTGGAGGAGATGGGGGAAGGACTTTTAATATATCTACTGCAGCGGCTATTATAGCAGCTTCTGCAGGAGTAAAAGTGGCTAAGCATGGAAATAGAGCAGTTTCTAGTCAAAGTGGAAGTGCAGATGTGTTAAAGGAGCTTGGAATTAATATAAATTTAGAAAAATCCAAAGTTGAACACTGTATTGATAATGTGGGAATGGGGTTTTTATTTGCACCAAGCTATCACAGTGCTATGAAAAATGTGGCAGGTATTAGAAGAGACTTAGGAGTTAGAACTATATTTAATATATTAGGACCTCTTACCAATCCTGCGTTTGTGAAAGGACAGGTTATGGGAGTATATGACAGAAAACTTTTAGAACCAGCAGCTAAAACACTTTTAAATTTAGGATGTGAAAGGGCTATGGTAGTTCATGGCGGAGATGGATTAGATGAAATTACAACTACTACGGTAACTTATGTATGTGAAGTAAAAGATGGAGAAATAAGAAAATACACTTTGTCTCCTGGAGATTTTGGTATAAAAACTACTTTTTATAAAAATATTGCAGGGGGTACTGCCAGGGAAAATGCGGCTATAATAATGGATATATTAAAGGGCAAAACCGGCCCTGAAAGGGATATAGTGGTGTTAAATAGTGCAGCTGCAATTTATATAGGAAAAAAGGCGGAGGATTTAAAAGAAGGGATTCTAAGAGCCAATGAACTTATAGACTCTGGAAAGGCTTATGCCAAGTATGAGGAAATTTTAAATTACAACAATTGA
- a CDS encoding phosphoribosylanthranilate isomerase, whose translation MIKVKICGLKRDEDIKCVNRYKPDYVGFVFSKSKRQVNLEQAKMLIANLDSSIKSVGVFVDEALEYVYNTSKILALDVIQFHGLEDEEYMRHFNEFTIWKALKVRCREDILNLNYKYADGIVLDNKTAGSGKCFDWDIARHIKIKKDLILAGGINEENVETAAYIVNPDIVDVSSGVESQGYKDSSKIKMFIEKVRNIK comes from the coding sequence TTGATTAAAGTGAAAATATGCGGCCTTAAAAGAGACGAGGATATTAAATGTGTGAATAGATATAAGCCGGATTATGTAGGATTTGTATTTTCAAAGAGTAAGAGACAGGTAAATTTGGAGCAGGCTAAAATGCTTATAGCAAATTTAGATAGTAGTATTAAAAGTGTGGGAGTTTTTGTAGATGAAGCTTTAGAATATGTATACAACACATCAAAAATTTTAGCACTGGATGTAATTCAATTTCATGGCTTAGAAGATGAAGAATATATGAGGCATTTTAATGAATTTACTATTTGGAAAGCTTTAAAAGTGAGATGTAGGGAAGATATTTTGAATTTAAACTATAAATATGCAGATGGAATAGTTTTAGATAACAAGACAGCTGGAAGCGGGAAATGTTTTGACTGGGATATTGCAAGACATATTAAAATTAAGAAGGACCTGATACTGGCAGGAGGCATCAATGAAGAAAATGTTGAAACTGCAGCTTATATAGTTAATCCAGATATAGTGGATGTGTCCAGCGGCGTGGAAAGCCAGGGATATAAGGATTCCAGTAAAATAAAAATGTTTATTGAGAAAGTGAGGAATATTAAGTGA
- the trpC gene encoding indole-3-glycerol phosphate synthase TrpC, giving the protein MILDDIVGVKKKELEIRKESKPLKDIVDELSRIDEFKIRNFKGALINDDISIIGEIKRASPSKGIIDRKFEFEDICSTYETLDIDAVSVLTEQHYFKGKDEYLKKAKEFISKPVLRKDFIVDEYQVYESKLLGADAVLLIVRILKENLDKFYKIASSIGLQCIVEVHNKSELDIALKIEPEIIGINNRNLENFTVDLKNTENLINYMPENTAVISESGIKTSMDFKYIKSLPINGVLIGEGLMKKIYDIESIKKFIDSVKSG; this is encoded by the coding sequence ATGATATTAGATGATATAGTAGGTGTAAAGAAGAAGGAACTGGAGATTAGAAAGGAAAGTAAACCTCTAAAAGATATTGTAGATGAACTTAGCAGAATAGATGAATTTAAAATTAGAAATTTCAAAGGTGCCCTGATAAATGATGATATATCTATTATAGGGGAGATAAAAAGGGCATCTCCCTCTAAAGGTATAATAGACCGTAAATTTGAATTTGAAGATATATGCAGCACATATGAAACGCTGGATATAGATGCTGTATCTGTGCTTACTGAGCAGCATTATTTCAAGGGAAAAGATGAATATTTAAAGAAGGCTAAAGAGTTTATTTCAAAACCTGTGCTGAGAAAAGATTTTATTGTAGATGAATATCAAGTTTATGAATCAAAGCTTTTAGGGGCAGATGCTGTACTTCTAATAGTAAGAATTTTAAAAGAAAACTTAGACAAGTTTTATAAGATAGCTTCTTCCATAGGACTTCAATGTATTGTAGAGGTCCATAATAAAAGTGAACTAGATATTGCCCTTAAAATAGAACCGGAGATAATTGGAATAAACAATAGGAATCTTGAAAATTTTACTGTGGATTTAAAAAATACAGAAAATTTAATTAATTATATGCCAGAGAATACTGCTGTAATTTCAGAAAGCGGGATAAAAACAAGTATGGATTTTAAATATATAAAAAGTCTTCCTATAAATGGAGTATTAATTGGAGAAGGACTTATGAAAAAAATTTATGATATAGAGAGTATCAAAAAATTCATAGATAGTGTAAAAAGTGGATAA